A single window of Aphidius gifuensis isolate YNYX2018 linkage group LG1, ASM1490517v1, whole genome shotgun sequence DNA harbors:
- the LOC122861137 gene encoding transcription factor sem-2-like has product MVPQQQDSLSDSSPLFGSQLVDKNSATPYSDATQTKKNNPNHIKRPMNAFMVWSQLERRKICEIQPDMHNAEISKRLGRRWKTLDEEERKPFIEEAERLRQLHMREYPDYKYRPRKKTTKPVTSPKIKEIKKSKKLSTSSSSSLSSSLSSSSSSSSSTASSPLPSLSSLSASSSPTSTSTSPTIPSISPLSIKLRNDANNNNNNSNNNNYHHQHQQQHHQQQQQQSIHTPVKRLQNQLTTNPVSKLKIRLALDKRPIMEYTPVPPIVTAKVPSSPSCDTPDSPESASYYDDNFSDCINSMITTTTTNLPGTTTTTTTTTTTDFMLSHKIKEESIDIDDYQPDFHSDNLLSSSVQNYNDTINSLTRNYNCPSNNNNCHIDNFIMIKEEPIDRLHHQNMSGMLPGTYPVNNNNNSVVKMEEPTNQCANDGVGGGGSLADLDSLTDLLQIQPSDFKLDLDMDTITTGLDPYETANSNSDHFQFTCTPDVTDILSGIGVNNEWVSF; this is encoded by the coding sequence acaaagaaaaataatccGAATCACATTAAAAGACCAATGAATGCATTCATGGTTTGGTCACAACTTGAACGCAGGAAGATTTGTGAAATTCAACCAGACATGCATAATGCAGAAATAAGTAAACGACTTGGTAGACGTTGGAAGACACTTGATGAAGAAGAAAGAAAGCCATTTATTGAAGAAGCTGAAAGACTACGACAATTACATATGCGTGAATATCCAGATTATAAATATCgtccaagaaaaaaaacaacaaaaccaGTAACATcaccaaaaataaaagaaattaaaaaatcaaaaaaattatcaacctcatcatcatcctcattatcatcatcattatcatcatcatcatcttcatcatcatcaacagccTCATCACCATtaccatcattatcatcattatcagcatcatcatcaccaacatCAACCTCAACAAGTCCAACGATACCATCAATATCaccattatcaattaaattacgtAATGAtgcaaacaacaacaacaacaacagcaataataacaattatcatcatcaacatcaacaacaacatcatcaacaacagcaacaacaatcaATTCACACACCTGTTAAAAGGcttcaaaatcaattaacaacaaatcCAGTATCAAAGCTCAAAATAAGATTGGCACTTGATAAAAGGCCAATTATGGAATACACACCAGTACCACCAATTGTCACAGCAAAAGTACCAAGTAGTCCATCATGTGATACACCAGATTCACCAGAATCAGCAagttattatgatgataatttttctgaTTGTATTAATAGTatgataacaacaacaacgacaaatTTACCtggtacaacaacaacaacaaccacaacaacaacaacagattTTATGTTAtcacataaaataaaagaagaatcaattgatattgatgattatcAACCAGATTTTCAcagtgataatttattatcatcatctgtacaaaattataatgatacaataaattcattgacaagaaattataattgtccgtccaataataataattgtcatattgataattttataatgattaaagAAGAACCAATTGACAGATTACATCATCAAAATATGAGTGGTATGCTTCCAGGGACCTATCcagtcaataataataataattcagtgGTCAAAATGGAAGAACCTACAAATCAATGTGCAAATGAcggtgttggtggtggtggtagtctTGCTGATCTTGATTCACTGACAGatttattacaaattcaaCCGTCTGATTTTAAACTTGATCTTGATATGGATACAATAACAACTGGTCTTGATCCATATGAAACAGCAAATTCAAATAGTgatcattttcaatttaccTGTACTCCTGATGTTACTGATATACTTTCTGGTATTGGAGTCAACAATGAATGGGTCAGTTTTTGA